The proteins below are encoded in one region of Dioscorea cayenensis subsp. rotundata cultivar TDr96_F1 chromosome 18, TDr96_F1_v2_PseudoChromosome.rev07_lg8_w22 25.fasta, whole genome shotgun sequence:
- the LOC120281728 gene encoding aspartic proteinase nepenthesin-1: MITYCCYNSKIRMEKIISIVVPLLCALMVCCESIERGFRVDLTHVDSMGNFTKLQLLQRAALRSKHRMSRLVAKAAALSSTDTSKSFKSPVHAGNGEFLMDLSIGTPSSPFLAILDTGSDLIWTQCKPCVQCFQQPTPIFDPSKSSTYSKLACSSNLCEALPTSSCKSDCEYLYTYGDSSSTQGVLASETFTFGSSGASVSNIGFGCGDSNQGSGFSQASGLVGLGRGPLSLISQLELGKFSYCLTSLDDSKKSPLLFGSDAELKGSAPQSTPLAINPSQPSFYYLTLKGITVGGTLLKIPSSTFALNSDGTGGLIIDSGTSITYLEEAGYKQVKKAFISQVKLPVADGSDVGLDLCFSLPSDTSSVEVPKLVFHFDGADLDLPGDNYMVLDSSTGLLCLTVMESNGLSILGNFQQQNIQILYDLDNEKLSFVSAQCDQL, translated from the coding sequence ATGATTACGTACTGTTGTTATAATTCAAAGATCAGAATGGAAAAGATAATTAGTATTGTTGTGCCATTGCTTTGTGCCTTGATGGTTTGTTGTGAATCAATTGAAAGAGGTTTCAGAGTTGATCTAACTCATGTTGATTCAATGGGGAACTTCACAAAGCTCCAACTCCTCCAACGTGCAGCACTAAGGAGCAAGCATAGGATGTCAAGATTGGTTGCCAAAGCTGCAGCCTTATCTAGCACAGACACAAGCAAGTCATTCAAATCACCCGTGCATGCAGGTAATGGTGAGTTTCTCATGGATCTAAGTATAGGCACCCCAAGCTCCCCATTTTTAGCCATCCTTGACACTGGTAGTGACCTTATATGGACTCAATGTAAACCTTGTGTTCAATGTTTTCAACAACCAACTCCTATATTTGATCCGTCCAAGTCCTCCACATACTCTAAACTTGCATGTTCAAGCAATCTTTGCGAAGCCCTTCCCACATCTTCATGCAAATCTGACTGTGAATACCTCTATACATATGGTGATTCATCATCGACACAAGGAGTTTTAGCAAGCGAAACCTTCACCTTTGGCTCATCAGGTGCGTCAGTTTCGAACATCGGTTTCGGCTGTGGTGATAGTAATCAAGGCAGTGGTTTTTCACAGGCTTCAGGCCTTGTAGGACTTGGCCGGGGTCCATTATCTCTGATATCACAACTTGAGCTTGGAAAGTTCTCCTATTGCCTTACCTCGCTTGATGATTCTAAGAAAAGCCCGCTACTTTTTGGATCAGATGCAGAACTAAAAGGAAGTGCACCTCAATCAACACCACTAGCAATAAATCCTTCACAACCATCCTTCTACTATCTAACCCTAAAAGGAATAACTGTTGGTGGAACCCTTCTAAAGATTCCAAGCAGTACATTTGCACTAAATAGTGACGGGACTGGTGGATTGATCATAGACTCAGGGACTTCCATCACTTACTTAGAAGAAGCAGGATATAAACAAGTGAAGAAGGCTTTTATCTCTCAAGTGAAACTCCCAGTAGCTGATGGCTCAGATGTGGGTCTTGATCTCTGTTTCTCTTTGCCTTCTGATACATCATCTGTGGAGGTTCCAAAGCTGGTTTTCCATTTTGATGGTGCTGATCTAGACTTGCCAGGGGACAACTACATGGTTCTTGATTCTAGCACAGGCTTGCTGTGCTTGACAGTAATGGAATCAAATGGATTGTCCATCTTGGGAAACTTTCAGCAGCAGAATATTCAGATACTTTATGATCTGGACAATGAAAAGTTGTCTTTTGTTTCAGCACAATGCGATCAGCTGTGA